Proteins found in one Puniceicoccales bacterium genomic segment:
- the acpS gene encoding holo-ACP synthase, giving the protein MNIIVKGLGYDIVEISRIHRSVERFGDNFLSKIFTSQELDYCFAKANPYPSLAVRFAAKEALAKALQTGIGAEFSWKASMVKIGIRGEPMVELNQQGLVLLKSLAATDIKISLSHTRLLASAVAMVM; this is encoded by the coding sequence ATGAATATCATTGTAAAAGGTCTGGGCTACGATATTGTGGAAATTTCTAGAATTCATCGATCTGTGGAGCGGTTTGGTGACAATTTTTTGAGTAAAATTTTTACATCCCAAGAATTGGATTATTGTTTTGCCAAAGCCAATCCTTATCCCTCTCTGGCCGTTAGATTTGCTGCAAAAGAGGCCTTGGCGAAAGCTCTGCAAACCGGTATAGGTGCTGAATTTTCATGGAAGGCGTCTATGGTAAAAATAGGCATTCGTGGGGAGCCGATGGTTGAATTAAATCAACAGGGGTTAGTGCTTTTGAAGTCGTTGGCAGCGACTGACATAAAGATTTCTTTATCCCATACCAGGCTCC
- a CDS encoding crossover junction endodeoxyribonuclease RuvC, whose translation MRRCSSRNLWTKEAVAAKVKNIDLLSHNSYTISRFSGRIIGIDPSLRGTGFAVIDIYKSQEAQLIFSKTLKMSPKYTQSECVLKIAEDIYASCCEYGPCVASMEQAIYVQNFQTTQILGMARGAAMVSLARRRIDLYEYAPLRIKQAVVGFGQAKKDQVAAMIRSILKLEKELPFDESDACAAALCHAFSLKIS comes from the coding sequence ATGAGGCGTTGTTCAAGTAGAAATTTATGGACCAAGGAAGCTGTGGCGGCAAAGGTCAAAAATATTGATCTTCTGTCTCATAATTCGTACACTATCAGTAGGTTTTCTGGCAGGATCATTGGCATTGATCCAAGTCTCCGTGGTACCGGATTTGCCGTCATTGACATATATAAATCTCAAGAAGCTCAGCTGATATTTTCGAAAACTCTGAAGATGTCGCCGAAATATACCCAGAGCGAATGTGTGCTAAAAATAGCCGAAGATATTTATGCAAGTTGTTGTGAATATGGACCTTGTGTGGCATCAATGGAACAAGCCATATATGTGCAAAATTTTCAGACAACTCAGATTCTTGGCATGGCTCGGGGGGCTGCCATGGTTTCGCTGGCCAGGAGGCGGATTGATCTGTATGAATACGCTCCGCTACGGATTAAGCAGGCAGTGGTGGGGTTTGGTCAGGCAAAAAAAGATCAAGTAGCCGCCATGATTAGGTCTATCCTTAAGCTAGAAAAAGAGTTACCTTTCGATGAATCCGACGCTTGTGCTGCGGCGCTATGCCATGCCTTTAGTCTCAAAATTTCATGA
- the mutS gene encoding DNA mismatch repair protein MutS, whose amino-acid sequence MEKDTSDTYLTTPMMKQYQEIRSKLPSNVLLLFRLGDFYELFGDQAIIASKVLGLTLTKRQLTPMAGLPHHAAGQYISRLLAAGYKVAVCDQTEEAKPGKIVRREITKIFTPGTTIEESHLEAKINSYIIALELDKRHVHMAWLEVSTGEFQLSTAPNIDAIAPVISALNPKEIVVCDDIKTKIDSLATGDQETFGWLLDGKLLSPVPVYYFDWQNCHGLLKSTLGVMNLRGYGIQDHHPAIGAAGALLKYVSDNLRQSPTNIVTLKEYISQKNLVVDPSTIKNLEIFRSSGGTRKGSFLDAIDHTVTPMGARMLENYLITPSLNIDEIKSRNNCVEKFFNNVTECVALQESMSCICDIQRVLTRLQNNPRNPRELGALRSALGQLPKIKNILAAISCTDIARFNNGIYACADLRNFLIEALADELPNDVNGGGFIRKGFDSEVDKLRAVGSDSKSWLTAMEAEEQKKTGIKSLKIKYNSNFGYFIEVTKSNVSLVPDHYIRRQTTVGAERYITHELREKEHEILSSEEKLMNREFFLFGEIVKKILSKSQEFFSTAKSIAEIDVLCGWATIARDYGYCKPELVIGDEIDIKNGRHPVVEQMLKKSYQPIADSRSFVSNDCYLSSSTNQIALITGPNMSGKSTYIRQVALIVLMAQIGHWVPADHCKIGIVDRIFSRIGASDDLSKGSSTFMVEMNETANIINNTTNQSLIILDEIGRGTSTYDGLSIAWAVVEHLHRGNKSGPKTLFATHYHELTKLSESLSRLTNYFVAVKEWNDEIIFLKRVMKGCSDRSYGIQVARLAGIPVSVIDRAKEILAMLETEGSISRSLKNRKPSRQGGYNDDQLRLL is encoded by the coding sequence ATGGAAAAAGATACTTCTGATACATATTTGACTACGCCAATGATGAAGCAGTACCAAGAAATTAGAAGCAAATTGCCTTCTAATGTATTGTTATTGTTCAGGTTAGGTGATTTTTATGAGCTTTTTGGCGATCAGGCAATTATTGCATCAAAAGTGCTTGGCTTAACTCTAACCAAAAGGCAGCTCACCCCCATGGCTGGTCTGCCGCATCATGCAGCGGGTCAATACATAAGTAGATTGTTAGCAGCAGGTTATAAAGTAGCTGTCTGTGATCAAACAGAGGAGGCTAAACCTGGTAAGATTGTTCGCCGTGAAATAACCAAAATTTTCACTCCGGGAACAACCATAGAAGAAAGTCATCTTGAGGCTAAAATAAATAGCTATATAATTGCGCTGGAGCTAGATAAACGCCATGTGCATATGGCCTGGCTGGAGGTGTCCACCGGTGAATTTCAACTATCCACAGCGCCGAATATTGATGCCATTGCTCCGGTTATAAGTGCATTGAATCCCAAGGAGATAGTTGTCTGTGATGACATTAAAACGAAAATAGATTCATTGGCCACCGGAGACCAGGAAACCTTTGGTTGGCTTTTGGATGGAAAACTTCTATCCCCTGTGCCGGTCTACTATTTTGATTGGCAAAATTGTCATGGGCTCCTAAAATCAACTCTCGGCGTTATGAACTTGCGCGGCTACGGGATCCAGGACCATCATCCGGCGATTGGTGCGGCCGGTGCGCTGCTTAAGTATGTGTCAGATAATCTAAGGCAATCGCCCACAAACATAGTAACGCTAAAGGAATACATTTCGCAAAAAAATCTGGTGGTTGATCCCTCGACGATAAAAAATCTCGAAATCTTTAGGTCTTCGGGCGGAACGCGTAAGGGATCATTTTTGGACGCCATCGATCACACGGTTACTCCCATGGGTGCCAGAATGTTGGAAAATTATCTGATCACGCCATCATTGAACATTGATGAAATAAAATCTCGAAACAATTGTGTGGAAAAATTTTTTAATAATGTGACAGAATGTGTTGCATTGCAGGAATCTATGTCCTGTATTTGTGATATACAAAGGGTTTTGACTCGGTTGCAAAACAATCCGCGCAACCCCCGGGAGCTTGGTGCTCTGAGAAGTGCATTGGGCCAATTGCCAAAAATCAAAAATATCTTAGCAGCAATTAGTTGTACTGATATTGCCAGGTTTAATAACGGTATTTATGCCTGTGCTGATCTCAGGAATTTTCTAATCGAAGCATTGGCCGATGAGTTACCCAATGATGTAAATGGCGGTGGTTTTATACGCAAAGGCTTTGATTCGGAAGTAGATAAATTGAGAGCTGTTGGAAGTGACAGCAAATCCTGGCTTACGGCCATGGAGGCCGAGGAGCAAAAAAAGACCGGCATAAAATCGCTGAAAATAAAATATAATAGCAATTTCGGTTATTTTATAGAGGTCACAAAATCCAATGTCTCGTTGGTGCCAGATCATTATATCCGCCGACAGACAACCGTTGGCGCTGAACGATATATAACTCATGAATTGCGAGAAAAAGAACACGAAATCCTGTCGTCGGAAGAAAAATTGATGAACCGCGAGTTTTTTTTATTCGGTGAAATTGTGAAAAAAATTCTCAGCAAGAGCCAGGAGTTTTTTTCGACGGCTAAAAGCATTGCAGAAATTGATGTGCTGTGCGGCTGGGCAACCATCGCACGAGACTATGGCTATTGTAAACCCGAATTGGTAATTGGCGATGAAATTGATATTAAAAATGGCAGGCATCCTGTTGTGGAGCAAATGCTTAAAAAATCCTACCAACCCATTGCAGATTCCAGAAGTTTTGTGTCCAATGACTGTTATTTGAGCTCGTCGACAAACCAAATCGCATTGATAACTGGACCAAATATGTCCGGAAAATCCACCTACATAAGGCAGGTGGCCCTCATAGTTTTAATGGCTCAAATCGGCCACTGGGTCCCAGCCGACCATTGCAAAATCGGCATTGTTGATAGAATATTTTCTAGAATTGGAGCCAGCGACGATCTGTCAAAGGGCAGTTCTACGTTCATGGTTGAAATGAACGAAACCGCTAATATAATAAATAATACGACGAATCAAAGCCTAATTATTTTGGATGAAATTGGCCGCGGGACCAGTACCTATGACGGCTTGAGCATCGCCTGGGCCGTGGTTGAGCACTTGCATCGGGGGAATAAATCCGGCCCGAAAACGTTGTTTGCTACTCACTATCATGAACTTACAAAGCTTAGCGAAAGTCTTTCGCGTCTGACCAATTATTTTGTTGCCGTCAAGGAATGGAACGATGAGATCATTTTTTTGAAACGCGTAATGAAGGGTTGTTCAGATCGTTCCTATGGCATTCAGGTCGCCAGATTGGCTGGCATTCCAGTCTCGGTGATAGACAGGGCGAAGGAAATTCTGGCCATGCTCGAAACCGAAGGTTCTATTAGCCGTTCACTAAAAAATAGAAAACCTTCTCGCCAAGGTGGTTACAATGATGACCAGCTGAGATTATTATGA